In a single window of the Drosophila albomicans strain 15112-1751.03 chromosome 3, ASM965048v2, whole genome shotgun sequence genome:
- the LOC117569483 gene encoding uncharacterized protein LOC117569483 isoform X3 codes for MSSWAERVHRRAADLGNVVTSCGHPATAPGYPYRLEKVKFGVPLEEVCKHNNNIPGPLLVLILKLNKESPNRRDVFRAPGHQASMKKLIHFLQAGRLVNVDKYSVFTIASVLKKFLRKIPNGIFGRNGEMELFAINELQNEAEQTDRLHRLFASLPKYTQHLLVLLFGTFRVIASNAANASTGMTSEALGVSVAPSFFQSCVSDGKTARMEDVLKFKVATKIMQHIIDKFATHDIFGRDNYEYYARVTGRILKVQDEWICSFQYPPPPRGKLAQQKYALQHSLEAEKTWLQCQCERWGLLAQEESRSTPALLTSSSSALENSVLSLGVSPEHSFIESCARLSVSLEGPGIFAMTSSPLPAKRNGNGNGNNGNGTDYDYDDYADDDEDNDELAHDFAAELELSSIAPAMPGQLQHQQQQQQLRGMQRFRQRQAQPLMSTTNNSQDDDDDEDDDEDNELTTVKRRYRQNKKKPLASSHHQRRLRAGTKSLDGGGCERRGSNTTAVATVVAPVQATTPTTTTATVTLASSNGGKLKQQQRTCSRCNRGIRHSSSCSSNSGGAVGSNGGAAGNNGGGGSAGGMTMEELRAVNRYAESTKSLSYLPQLRLQQQQQQLLTHTHIHT; via the exons atgtCCAGCTGGGCTGAACGCGTGCATCGACGCGCTGCCGATTTGGGCAATGTTGTCACCTCCTGCGGCCATCCAGCGACAGCACCTGGATATCCATATCGCCTGGAAAAGGTCAAGTTTGGTGTGCCGCTGGAGGAGGTGtgcaagcacaacaacaacattccgGGACCGCTGCTCGTGCTCATACTCAAACTGAATAAGGAATCGCCCAATCGTCGCGATGTTTTTCGTGCTCCTGGCCATCAGGCATCGATGAAGAAGCTCATCCATTTCCTGCAGGCGGGACGGCTGGTGAACGTCGATAAGTATTCGGTATTCACCATTGCGAGTGTGCTGAAAAAGTTTCTGCGCAAGATACCCAATGGAATCTTTGGACGCAACGGCGAAATGGAATTATTTGCCATCAATGAGCTGCAAAACGAAGCCGAGCAAACGGATCGTTTACACAG ATTGTTTGCATCACTGCCCAAGTATACGCAAcatcttttagttttattatttggcACATTCCGCGTCATCGCCAGCAATGCCGCCAACGCCTCCACGGGCATGACCAGCGAGGCTCTCGGCGTCTCGGTGGCCCCCAGTTTCTTTCAATCGTGCGTTAGCGATGGCAAAACCGCACGCATGGAGGATGTGCTCAAGTTTAAG GTGGCTACCAAGATCATGCAACACATTATCGATAAGTTTGCCACACACGATATCTTTGGACGCGACAATTACGAGTACTATGCACGCGTCACAGGACGCATTCTCAAGGTGCAGGACGAATGGATCTGCAGCTTCCAATATCCGCCACCGCCACGCGGCAAATTGGCGCAACAGAAATATGCAT TGCAACATTCTTTGGAGGCGGAAAAGACTTGGCTGCAGTGTCAATGCGAGCGTTGGGGATTAC TGGCCCAGGAGGAATCACGCTCGACACCTGCACTCCTGACCAGCTCCAGTTCGGCGCTGGAGAACAGCGTTCTCTCGCTGGGCGTCTCGCCGGAGCATTCGTTCATCGAGAGCTGCGCTCGGCTCTCGGTGTCGCTGGAGGGACCTGGCATCTTTGCCATGACCAGCTCTCCGCTGCCGGCCAAGCGCAATGGTAATGGGAACGGCAACAACGGTAATGGCACCGACTACGATTACGATGATTatgccgatgatgatgaggataaCGATGAGTTGGCCCACGACTTTGCCGCCGAACTCGAGCTGAGCAGCATTGCTCCAGCGATGCCAGGCCAattgcaacatcaacagcagcagcagcagctgcgtgGCATGCAACGCTTCAGGCAGCGTCAGGCGCAACCGTTGATGAGCACAACGAACAACTCGCaggacgacgatgacgacgaggatgatgatgaggacAACGAGTTGACCACGGTGAAGCGTCGCTATCGTCAGAACAAAAAGAAACCGCTGGCCAGCAGCCATCATCAGCGACGTTTGCGCGCTGGCACCAAGAGTCTCGACGGCGGCGGCTGCGAGCGACGTGGCAGCAACACCACAGCGGTGGCAACTGTTGTCGCTCCAGTTCAGGccacaacgccaacaacaaccacagcaactgTCACTCTGGCCAGCAGCAATGGCGGTaaactgaagcagcagcaacgcacCTGCAGTCGCTGCAATCGCGGCATTCGTCACAGCAGCTCGTGCAGCTCGAATTCTGGAGGAGCTGTTGGCTCCAATGGCGGTGCAGCGGGCAACAATGGAGGCGGAGGCAGCGCCGGTGGCATGACCATGGAGGAGCTGCGTGCCGTCAATCGCTATGCAGAGAGCACCAAGAGTCTCTCGTATTTGCCACAG CTGCgcctgcaacaacaacaacaacaactacttacgcacacacacatacacacatga
- the LOC117569483 gene encoding uncharacterized protein LOC117569483 isoform X5, which produces MSSWAERVHRRAADLGNVVTSCGHPATAPGYPYRLEKVKFGVPLEEVCKHNNNIPGPLLVLILKLNKESPNRRDVFRAPGHQASMKKLIHFLQAGRLVNVDKYSVFTIASVLKKFLRKIPNGIFGRNGEMELFAINELQNEAEQTDRLHRLFASLPKYTQHLLVLLFGTFRVIASNAANASTGMTSEALGVSVAPSFFQSCVSDGKTARMEDVLKFKVATKIMQHIIDKFATHDIFGRDNYEYYARVTGRILKVQDEWICSFQYPPPPRGKLAQQKYALQHSLEAEKTWLQCQCERWGLLAQEESRSTPALLTSSSSALENSVLSLGVSPEHSFIESCARLSVSLEGPGIFAMTSSPLPAKRNGNGNGNNGNGTDYDYDDYADDDEDNDELAHDFAAELELSSIAPAMPGQLQHQQQQQQLRGMQRFRQRQAQPLMSTTNNSQDDDDDEDDDEDNELTTVKRRYRQNKKKPLASSHHQRRLRAGTKSLDGGGCERRGSNTTAVATVVAPVQATTPTTTTATVTLASSNGGKLKQQQRTCSRCNRGIRHSSSCSSNSGGAVGSNGGAAGNNGGGGSAGGMTMEELRAVNRYAESTKSLSYLPQV; this is translated from the exons atgtCCAGCTGGGCTGAACGCGTGCATCGACGCGCTGCCGATTTGGGCAATGTTGTCACCTCCTGCGGCCATCCAGCGACAGCACCTGGATATCCATATCGCCTGGAAAAGGTCAAGTTTGGTGTGCCGCTGGAGGAGGTGtgcaagcacaacaacaacattccgGGACCGCTGCTCGTGCTCATACTCAAACTGAATAAGGAATCGCCCAATCGTCGCGATGTTTTTCGTGCTCCTGGCCATCAGGCATCGATGAAGAAGCTCATCCATTTCCTGCAGGCGGGACGGCTGGTGAACGTCGATAAGTATTCGGTATTCACCATTGCGAGTGTGCTGAAAAAGTTTCTGCGCAAGATACCCAATGGAATCTTTGGACGCAACGGCGAAATGGAATTATTTGCCATCAATGAGCTGCAAAACGAAGCCGAGCAAACGGATCGTTTACACAG ATTGTTTGCATCACTGCCCAAGTATACGCAAcatcttttagttttattatttggcACATTCCGCGTCATCGCCAGCAATGCCGCCAACGCCTCCACGGGCATGACCAGCGAGGCTCTCGGCGTCTCGGTGGCCCCCAGTTTCTTTCAATCGTGCGTTAGCGATGGCAAAACCGCACGCATGGAGGATGTGCTCAAGTTTAAG GTGGCTACCAAGATCATGCAACACATTATCGATAAGTTTGCCACACACGATATCTTTGGACGCGACAATTACGAGTACTATGCACGCGTCACAGGACGCATTCTCAAGGTGCAGGACGAATGGATCTGCAGCTTCCAATATCCGCCACCGCCACGCGGCAAATTGGCGCAACAGAAATATGCAT TGCAACATTCTTTGGAGGCGGAAAAGACTTGGCTGCAGTGTCAATGCGAGCGTTGGGGATTAC TGGCCCAGGAGGAATCACGCTCGACACCTGCACTCCTGACCAGCTCCAGTTCGGCGCTGGAGAACAGCGTTCTCTCGCTGGGCGTCTCGCCGGAGCATTCGTTCATCGAGAGCTGCGCTCGGCTCTCGGTGTCGCTGGAGGGACCTGGCATCTTTGCCATGACCAGCTCTCCGCTGCCGGCCAAGCGCAATGGTAATGGGAACGGCAACAACGGTAATGGCACCGACTACGATTACGATGATTatgccgatgatgatgaggataaCGATGAGTTGGCCCACGACTTTGCCGCCGAACTCGAGCTGAGCAGCATTGCTCCAGCGATGCCAGGCCAattgcaacatcaacagcagcagcagcagctgcgtgGCATGCAACGCTTCAGGCAGCGTCAGGCGCAACCGTTGATGAGCACAACGAACAACTCGCaggacgacgatgacgacgaggatgatgatgaggacAACGAGTTGACCACGGTGAAGCGTCGCTATCGTCAGAACAAAAAGAAACCGCTGGCCAGCAGCCATCATCAGCGACGTTTGCGCGCTGGCACCAAGAGTCTCGACGGCGGCGGCTGCGAGCGACGTGGCAGCAACACCACAGCGGTGGCAACTGTTGTCGCTCCAGTTCAGGccacaacgccaacaacaaccacagcaactgTCACTCTGGCCAGCAGCAATGGCGGTaaactgaagcagcagcaacgcacCTGCAGTCGCTGCAATCGCGGCATTCGTCACAGCAGCTCGTGCAGCTCGAATTCTGGAGGAGCTGTTGGCTCCAATGGCGGTGCAGCGGGCAACAATGGAGGCGGAGGCAGCGCCGGTGGCATGACCATGGAGGAGCTGCGTGCCGTCAATCGCTATGCAGAGAGCACCAAGAGTCTCTCGTATTTGCCACAG GTTTGA